The Coregonus clupeaformis isolate EN_2021a chromosome 8, ASM2061545v1, whole genome shotgun sequence genome has a segment encoding these proteins:
- the LOC121572631 gene encoding AT-hook DNA-binding motif-containing protein 1-like produces the protein MQIYTDLQMHTPVETRMDTHTRMDTHTHMDAHTHTDSAGPEHPRTDSSSEIHTRSSQRQVLLPVNHPACTNQQVASSPCSPPTPHSAIRDRPPAISPAHIGPTPLDLSKPSRAIGPNPPGTSSVGPFCPDPSTIGPDPVEPSPVPVEGERKYALRSSGRPRFPCQLRKSSRIRRSTEDGERRGGRESEREEEEEEEEEKERVSVHVKVERPTVEECLPATYKPVDSALPVAPRPSPRPSPRPSPRPTSHSAPRPAPKPRTSTRPQPRPSTNDAKPKAQPRPSMKASPKSSPRPASNPSSRPSTNTVPRPAVKKEVPDDLAPPTKQKRRFVGVRRIVVKVARIPVNLSKRQKSYKISSMETVVGPERGGASGEGGLEGAEGGTAVVREPTALLRMKNNGKSVMVMFPPGELPVILKRRRGRPPKQVVPGMPDKTGGNSTAASGNGEPKKPRRRRQAKLPSPQPSYVNDTNDVKTEYGDVLSKLAFLNHQPPATGRCSPPRCWTPSEPDSFHTPSDNPGISALLHRLTGFRRRGGRGGGVGGRGGGAGGGAGGAGGEGFKSSFSDFFETIGKKRKVTPALSEPGLPKKRGKGGGGRGGGAAGGEMGVGGEGWMPVRKRRSRKNGVLKGEAGGQLEQDWSNGGGVWGEEGGGERERGPRGYQACGSLRGGFLSCEGGGGGAYSSPGGSRGGGGGEEVQGLFAGYFRSLLDSDDSSDLLDISSSRPDPRKPPPTPGYDSSSTAPGPGSRWSPPFPKRSPKGEPRENQTQASSSSSSRPPYSYYLSQNSPTTSSFPKSTPPSRSLTHSPSSPHPSSYGQYPSGYSSSSPAGGSAAPQRPTDCSFASYGAAGLDKASTAPPVCQGQMGYSNFSKQGYGGYPGQVGPSSPGGGGYMAMAKNSPVPSSSSPEGYRHCPSNQWNYRQGYSGWAWDSLGHHYPGGYSDYVTPGPSEPKDILDISNYTPQKAKRQHFLESLSESSSDSSHLGITGSGGGVSTGGGGGGSGSGSGGGAYRQGGGRESLPIGGEGGQGQSSLSSLEKLMMDWHESASGPSYNWSQNVLFQGQGKPGRGRRKRNAAEPQMEKEGGGGPGTTPDSPTSPPAQTQSHTPTQGSVAKRSGIGGRQARGARGGRGRLSPSPRECPPWGKKGKAAGGGDGGGGGGGAGGGGFQEGLDYYSGDSSSLSPLPTPALHLGYPPEPCEYPSPSPYSAHPSTPSSEERYPALVPALPPPSHPCSSPLLLLPVLLPIATVTAPLWNSAEPALS, from the exons ATGCAGATTTACACGGATCTCCAAATGCACACACCTGTGGAGACACGCATGGACACTCACACACGcatggacactcacacacacatggacgctcacacacacacggactCTGCCGGTCCAGAGCATCCCAGAACTGATTCATCATCAGAGATTCACACCAGGTCATCTCAGCGACAGGTCCTCCTGCCTGTCAATCATCCAGCCTGCACCAATCAGCAAGTTGCTTCCTCTCCCTGCAGCCCGCCTACTCCACACTCTGCAATCAGAGACAGGCCCCCGGCCATTAGCCCTGCCCATATTGGACCAACACCTCTAGATCTCTCTAAACCCTCAAGAGCTATTGGCCCAAATCCTCCAGGCACTTCTTCTGTTGGTCCATTCTGTCCAGACCCTTCTACTATTGGCCCGGACCCTGTAGAACCCTCCCCTGTACCTGTTGAAGGTGAGAGGAAGTATGCGCTTCGTAGCTCCGGTCGACCTCGCTTCCCCTGCCAGCTACGCAAGTCCTCCCGCATCCGCCGATCCAccgaggatggagagaggaggggagggagggagagcgagagggaggaggaggaggaagaggaggaggagaaagagagggtgagtgTACATGTGAAGGTAGAGCGGCCCACCGTGGAGGAGTGTTTACCTGCAACCTACAAGCCTGTAGACTCAGCTTTACCTGTAGCACCACGCCCCTCACCACGCCCCTCACCACGCCCCTCACCACGCCCCACCTCTCACTCCGCCCCCCGGCCAGCGCCTAAACCCAGAACTTCAACCAGACCCCAACCCAGACCTTCAACCAACGACGCCAAACCTAAAGCCCAACCCAGACCATCGATGAAAGCCTCGCCGAAATCCTCGCCCAGACCAGCGAGCAATCCTTCGTCTCGTCCATCGACCAATACCGTGCCCCGGCCGGCAGTGAAGAAGGAGGTGCCTGATGATCTAGCTCCTCCCACTAAACAGAAACGGCGGTTCGTTGGT GTGAGGCGTATTGTGGTGAAGGTGGCTCGTATCCCGGTCAACCTCAGCAAACGTCAGAAGAGCTACAAGATTTCCTCCATGGAGACCGTTGTCGGGCCGGAGAGGGGCGGGGCCAGTGGCGAGGGGGGGTTGGAAGGAGCAGAGGGGGGGACAGCGGTGGTCCGAGAGCCGACTGCGCTCCTTCGCATGAAGAACAACGGGAAGAGTGTGATGGTCATGTTCCCGCCTGGAGAACTTCCGGTGATCCTGAAACGCCGACGAGGCCGACCTCCCAAACAGGTTGTACCGGGAATGCCAGATAAAACAGGTGGGAATTCCACCGCTGCCAGTGGGAACGGCGAGCCCAAGAAACCTCGTCGGCGCCGGCAGGCCAAGCTCCCATCTCCGCAACCGTCGTATGTGAATGACACCAATGACGTCAAGACAGAGTACGGAGACGTTCTGTCCAAACTGGCGTTCCTAAACCACCAACCGCCTGCCACCGGCCGCTGTTCCCCACCACGCTGCTGGACACCCAGCGAACCGGATAGCTTTCACACGCCGTCCGACAACCCTGGGATCTCAGCCCTGCTCCACCGACTCACAGGGTTCAGAcgcaggggaggcagggggggtGGCGTGgggggcagaggaggaggagcagggggaggagCAGGGGGGGCCGGGGGTGAGGGCTTCAAGAGCTCCTTCAGCGACTTTTTCGAGACGATCGGGAAGAAAAGGAAAGTGACCCCTGCTCTGTCGGAACCAGGGTTACCCAAGAAACGAGGGAAGGgtgggggaggcaggggaggaggggCTGCAGGGGGGGAGATGGGGGTTGGGGGTGAGGGGTGGATGCCGGTGAGAAAACGACGCTCGCGCAAGAATGGGGTTCtgaagggggaggcaggggggcaGCTGGAGCAAGACTGGTCTAATGGGGGAGGTGtctggggggaggaggggggaggggagagggagagagggccgaGGGGGTACCAGGCCTGTGGCTCACTGAGGGGGGGCTTCCTGTCCTgtgagggggggggaggaggtgCGTACAGCAGCCCTGGGGGCagcagaggaggtggaggtggggagGAAGTGCAGGGTTTGTTTGCTGGATATTTCCGCTCCCTGCTCGACTCAGACGACTCCTCCGACCTCCTGGACATCTCCTCCTCTCGCCCTGACCCCAGGAAACCTCCTCCCACCCCGGGCTACGACTCCTCCAGCACTGCCCCCGGCCCAGGCTCTCGCTGGTCCCCACCCTTCCCCAAGCGCAGCCCCAAAGGAGAGCCAAGGGAGAACCAAACCCAGgcctcttcgtcctcctcttccagACCTCCTTACAGCTACTACCTTTCCCAGAACTCCCCCACCACTTCCTCCTTCCCCAagtccacccctccctcccgATCTCTGACCCACTCCCCCAGttccccccatccctcctcctacGGTCAGTACCCGTCCGgctattcctcctcctctcctgcggGGGGCAGCGCAGCACCACAGAGACCCACAGACTGCAGCTTTGCTTCCTATGGGGCAGCAGGGCTGGATAAGGCCTCCACAGCCCCCCCTGTGTGCCAGGGTCAGATGGGCTATTCCAACTTTTCCAAGCAGGGATATGGGGGCTACCCTGGGCAGGTTGGACCATCCTCTCCAGGTGGAGGGGGGTATATGGCCATGGCCAAGAATAGCCCCGTCCCCTCCTCATCTTCTCCAGAGGGATACAGACActgcccctccaaccagtggaaCTACAG gcagGGCTACAGTGGCTGGGCGTGGGACAGTCTGGGTCATCATTACCCAGGAGGCTACAGTGACTACGTCACCCCAGGCCCCAGCGAGCCCAAAGACATCCTAGACATCTCCAACTACACCCCCCAAAAGGCCAAGCGACAACACTTCCTCGAGAGCCTATCAGAGTCCTCCTCTGACTCATCCCACCTAGGGATCACCGGGTCAGGAGGCGGGGTCAGTACCGGAGGTGGGGGCGGAGGCTCGGGTTCAGGTTCCGGAGGTGGGGCTTACAGGCAGGGTGGAGGCAGGGAGTCTCTTCCTATTGGTGGAGAGGGAGGTCAAGGCCAGTCCAGCCTATCAAGTCTGGAGAAGCTGATGATGGACTGGCATGAGAGCGCCTCAGGCCCCTCCTACAACTGGAGCCAGAACGTTCTCTTCCAGGGGCAGGGGAAGCCCGGCCGGGGACGCAGGAAACGTAATGCTGCTGAACCCCAAATGGAAAAGGAGGGGGGTGGCGGACCAGGAACCACCCCAGACTCTCCCACCAGCCCCCCAGCCCAGACCCAGTCCCACACCCCAACCCAGGGCTCTGTTGCCAAACGCAGTGGGATAGGGGGGCGGCAGGCCAGGGGGGcgaggggaggcaggggaaggCTGTCCCCGTCCCCTAGAGAATGCCCCCCATGGGGGAAGAAGGGTAAGGCTGCTGGGGGTggggatggaggtggaggtggagggggtgcaggaggaggagggttccAGGAAGGCCTTGACTACTACAGTGGAGACAGCAGcagcctctcccccctccctaccCCCGCTCTACACCTTGGCTACCCCCCCGAGCCCTGTGAGTACCCCTCCCCATCTCCTTACTCCGCCCACCCCTCCACCCCGTCCTCAGAGGAGCGTTACCCAGCCCTCGTCCCAG CCCTACCACCCCCCTCTCACCCCtgctcttcccccctcctccttctccccgtCCTGCTCCCAATCGCCACGGTTACCGCCCCACTGTGGAACAGCGCTGAGCCCGCCCTATCGTAA